Within the Butyrivibrio sp. AE3004 genome, the region TATAGCAAGCTATTTCTTATCAGGAAAAGTGTCGACAGGTTTGTGCCTTGGAACAGGACTTGGAATGTTTGCAGGTATGATGATTGGAGCAATGATTGATAGGAAAAAGGCATCGGATGCATATTGATCTTCTGCGTTGGCGTTAATCTTGGTTGGGGCAAAAAAGTGCGAGTGGTCAATATGCTGCCTTAGTGACAGCGGTTATTGCAGCATACATACCGGATATGTGATGCAAAGTACAAAGTGAACTCGGGAGAGAATCCTGAAAGATGCATGGAGAACTTTTATGAGGATTATTCTTTCACCTGCAAAGAAAATGAATGTGGATACGGATAAACTTGAGTGTCAGGGGCTTCCGGTATTTATTGACCAGACGGAGGAAATACTTGAGTGGCTCCGTAATAAGTCGCATTCTGAATTACAGAAACTGTGGGGATGCAATGATAAGATTGCGGAGCAGAATTATAAACGCATTAAAGAGATGGATCTTCGAAACAGACTGACGCCTGCCATACTTTCATACGAAGGAATTGCGTTTCAGTATATGGCACCTACGGTGTTTGAAGACAGAAGCTTTGATTATGTGCAGGAGCATCTTCGCATTCTTTCAGGTTTTTATGGGGTGCTGAAACCTATGGACGGAGTTACGCCATACAGACTTGAGATGCAGGCTAAGGCAGTGATTAATGGATATAAGGATTTATATGATCTGTGGGGCGTGAGGCTCTATGATGAAGTATGTGACGGTA harbors:
- the yaaA gene encoding peroxide stress protein YaaA, coding for MRIILSPAKKMNVDTDKLECQGLPVFIDQTEEILEWLRNKSHSELQKLWGCNDKIAEQNYKRIKEMDLRNRLTPAILSYEGIAFQYMAPTVFEDRSFDYVQEHLRILSGFYGVLKPMDGVTPYRLEMQAKAVINGYKDLYDLWGVRLYDEVCDGTGVIINLASKEYSKCIEKYLKPDDCYIIITFGEMVNGKLVTKGTYAKMARGEMVKYMAENLIEDPQEIKKFDRLGYAYRDDLSCDTEIVFEKRNSS